One Capsicum annuum cultivar UCD-10X-F1 chromosome 2, UCD10Xv1.1, whole genome shotgun sequence genomic window carries:
- the LOC107859768 gene encoding serine/threonine-protein kinase/endoribonuclease IRE1a isoform X1, which yields MKRYWVVIPVCILLLFFGFNVLASELFSWPSGSIDGISDGVGVTLAPARRNLLSDLRKPETALFAELDGTVSLREQNSLNTMNPPLWSFSSGPSIYSSYQAPVNYNNSSEVLSDIGSGYFIDCGRGDDWELYAHNRLGKLKLMKSIDEYISSTPQIAEDGGIVLGSKRTTAFLVDAKTGRLIQTYNIPDSRATQDNDPTSRHNGTIVEESQPGYALYITRTDYALTSFIPNSDKVLWNMTVAEIGAAALCKIEDAFSGDTMESEKPELDVHFNMPLLCQSRALIYRRRSHDNKMLPGSATVPSSQPNVNNTATPVPHKNVDTFLLEGIVKKFVFGIMVVFIILFIKYKNFQYAKNPFKEGITKCTERLSMAIHSILAIVLGAFTHNRDLVAELNMDRQLGNPHSLNVPSKRKKSRKSGKNGSNGVKSDKDTSSGIGLQYVDVGADNKLLLNIFEPSICTKGGRSIGKLFVSSTEIAKGSNGTVVFEGIYEGRAVAVKRLVRVHHDIAFKEIQNLIASDRHPNIVRWYGVEQDQDFVYLALERCTCSLSDLIQIYADTSENVNLDGESMKHRIHLDNLKGIILDTDLMKKNGCPSPLFLKLMRDVVSGLVHLHDLGIIHRDLKPQNVLITKERSLCAKLSDMGISKRLIGNMSSLGLHATGYGSSGWQAPEQLLHGRQTRAVDMFSLGSVLFFCVTGGSHPFGNPLERDINITKNKVDLFLAEHIPEAVNLFSRLLAPNAELRPKAVEVLAHPFFWTAEMRLSFLRDSSDRVELEDRETFSALLTALEGTSPVALGGKWDEKMEPPFLKNIGHYRRYRFDSVRDLLRVMRNKLNHYRELPTEIQKILGTIPEGFDGYFRSRFPQLLIEVYKVMSEHCKDEDCFRKYFTSSEF from the exons ATGAAACGGTACTGGGTGGTGATTCCGGTATGCATTTTACTGTTGTTTTTCGGGTTTAACGTCTTGGCAAGTGAGTTATTTAGCTGGCCGAGTGGTTCAATTGACGGAATTTCCGATGGGGTTGGGGTTACGCTAGCTCCGGCCAGGAGGAATTTGTTGTCAGATTTAAG GAAACCTGAGACAGCTCTGTTTGCTGAACTGGATGGTACAGTTTCTTTAAGGGAGCAAAATAGCTTAAATACTATGAATCCACCTCTCTGGTCATTTAGCTCTGGGCCATCAATTTACTCTTCTTATCAGGCTCCTGTTAATTACAATAACAGCAGTGAGGTATTATCTGATATAGGAAGTGGTTATTTCATTGACTGTGGCCGTGGAGATGATTGGGAATTGTATGCACACAACAGGCTTGGTAAATTG AAACTTATGAAGagtattgatgagtatattagTTCAACTCCACAAATTGCTGAGGATGGCGGAATTGTTCTGGGATCTAAAAGAACTACAGCATTTCTGGTTGATGCTAAGACTGGACGCCTGATTCAAACATATAATATACCTGACTCTCGAGCAACTCAGGACAATGACCCTACTTCTCGTCATAACGGCACCATTGTGGAAGAGAGTCAGCCCGGATACGCGCTTTACATCACCAGGACAGACTATGCATTAACATCCTTTATTCCAAACTCAGACAAAGTATTGTGGAACATGACAGTTGCTGAAATAGGGGCTGCTGCTCTTTGCAAAATTGAGGATGCATTTAGTGGGGATACTATGGAGTCTGAGAAACCTGAACTTGATGTGCATTTCAATATGCCATTGCTATGCCAGTCAAGGGCCCTTATCTACAGACGTCGTAGTCATGATAACAAGATGCTCCCAGGGTCTGCTACAGTTCCTTCTTCACAGCCAAATGTAAATAATACAGCTACGCCTGTGCCGCACAAGAATGTGGACACCTTCCTTCTAGAAGGTATTGTAAAAAAATTTGTGTTTGGCATAATGGTGGTGTTCATAATCTTATtcatcaaatacaaaaattttcaatatGCTAAAAATCCATTCAAAGAAGGAATAACTAAGTGCACAGAAAGATTGAGCATGGCAATTCACAGTATTTTAGCTATTGTTTTGGGAGCTTTTACACATAATCGTGATTTAGTGGCTGAACTCAATATGGATAGACAGCTTGGGAACCCACATTCACTAAATGTACCTTCAAAAAGGAAGAAGTCTCGAAAGTCTGGAAAGAATGGGAGCAATGGTGTTAAAAGTGATAAAGACACTTCATCTGGTATTGGACTTCAATACGTAGATGTGGGTGCTGATAATAAACTGTTGTTGAACATTTTTGAACCAAGTATATGTACCAAAGGTGGACGCTCTATTGGTAAATTGTTTGTCTCCAGTACAGAGATTGCTAAAGGGAGCAATGGTACAGTTGTCTTTGAAGGAATTTATGAGGGTCGTGCAGTTGCTGTGAAAAGGCTTGTCCGAGTACATCATGATATTGCCTTCAAAGAGATACAGAATCTTATTGCATCTGATCGACATCCAAATATTGTTCGGTGGTATGGTGTGGAACAAGACCAAGATTTTGTTTATCTTGCGTTGGAACGCTGCACTTGCAGCTTGAGTGACCTCATTCAGATTTACGCGGACACTTCAGAAAATGTGAACTTGGATGGAGAGTCCATGAAGCATAGAATTCATTTGGACAATTTGAAGGGTATTATTCTGGATACCGACTTAATGAAGAAAAATGGTTGTCCTTCACCTCTGTTTCTCAAATTGATGAG GGATGTGGTTTCTGGTCTTGTGCACCTTCATGATCTGGGAATCATTCATCGAGACCTGAAGCCGCAAAATGTTCTGATAACTAAGGAAAGATCCTTATGTGCTAAACTTTCTGATATGGGAATCAGCAAGCGACTCATCGGAAATATGTCTTCATTGGGTCTTCACGCAACAG GTTATGGAAGTTCGGGATGGCAAGCTCCTGAACAGCTTCTTCATGGACGTCAAACACGTGCTGTTGATATGTTCAGTCTGGGGAGTGTTCTGTTTTTCTGCGTGACTGGTGGTAGTCATCCCTTTGGAAATCCTCTTGAGCGTGATATTAACATTACAAAGAATAAAGTTGATCTTTTCTTGGCGGAACACATCCCTGAAGCTGTGAATCTCTTTTCTCGTTTGTTAGCTCCCAATGCTGAATTGAG ACCAAAGGCTGTTGAGGTGCTTGCTCATCCTTTCTTTTGGACTGCTGAGATGCGGCTGTCATTTCTTCGTGACTCAAGCGACAGGGTGGAACTTGAAGACAGGGAGACTTTTTCTGCTCTTCTGACAGCATTGGAAGGTACATCGCCAGTTGCTTTGGGTGGTAAATGGGACGAGAAGATGGAACCTCCATTCCTCAAAAATATTGGCCATTATAGGCGATATAGGTTTGACAGTGTTCGTGATTTGCTGCGTGTCATGCGGAACAAGCTAAATCATTACAGAGAACTTCCTACTGAAATTCAG AAAATTTTAGGAACTATACCAGAAGGATTTGATGGCTATTTTAGGAGCCGGTTTCCCCAACTACTAATCGAAGTTTATAAAGTGATGTCGGAACACTGTAAAGATGAAGACTGTTTTCGGAAGTACTTCACAAGCAGTGAATTCTAG
- the LOC107859768 gene encoding serine/threonine-protein kinase/endoribonuclease IRE1a isoform X2: MIGNCMHTTGLKLMKSIDEYISSTPQIAEDGGIVLGSKRTTAFLVDAKTGRLIQTYNIPDSRATQDNDPTSRHNGTIVEESQPGYALYITRTDYALTSFIPNSDKVLWNMTVAEIGAAALCKIEDAFSGDTMESEKPELDVHFNMPLLCQSRALIYRRRSHDNKMLPGSATVPSSQPNVNNTATPVPHKNVDTFLLEGIVKKFVFGIMVVFIILFIKYKNFQYAKNPFKEGITKCTERLSMAIHSILAIVLGAFTHNRDLVAELNMDRQLGNPHSLNVPSKRKKSRKSGKNGSNGVKSDKDTSSGIGLQYVDVGADNKLLLNIFEPSICTKGGRSIGKLFVSSTEIAKGSNGTVVFEGIYEGRAVAVKRLVRVHHDIAFKEIQNLIASDRHPNIVRWYGVEQDQDFVYLALERCTCSLSDLIQIYADTSENVNLDGESMKHRIHLDNLKGIILDTDLMKKNGCPSPLFLKLMRDVVSGLVHLHDLGIIHRDLKPQNVLITKERSLCAKLSDMGISKRLIGNMSSLGLHATGYGSSGWQAPEQLLHGRQTRAVDMFSLGSVLFFCVTGGSHPFGNPLERDINITKNKVDLFLAEHIPEAVNLFSRLLAPNAELRPKAVEVLAHPFFWTAEMRLSFLRDSSDRVELEDRETFSALLTALEGTSPVALGGKWDEKMEPPFLKNIGHYRRYRFDSVRDLLRVMRNKLNHYRELPTEIQKILGTIPEGFDGYFRSRFPQLLIEVYKVMSEHCKDEDCFRKYFTSSEF; the protein is encoded by the exons ATGATTGGGAATTGTATGCACACAACAGGCTTG AAACTTATGAAGagtattgatgagtatattagTTCAACTCCACAAATTGCTGAGGATGGCGGAATTGTTCTGGGATCTAAAAGAACTACAGCATTTCTGGTTGATGCTAAGACTGGACGCCTGATTCAAACATATAATATACCTGACTCTCGAGCAACTCAGGACAATGACCCTACTTCTCGTCATAACGGCACCATTGTGGAAGAGAGTCAGCCCGGATACGCGCTTTACATCACCAGGACAGACTATGCATTAACATCCTTTATTCCAAACTCAGACAAAGTATTGTGGAACATGACAGTTGCTGAAATAGGGGCTGCTGCTCTTTGCAAAATTGAGGATGCATTTAGTGGGGATACTATGGAGTCTGAGAAACCTGAACTTGATGTGCATTTCAATATGCCATTGCTATGCCAGTCAAGGGCCCTTATCTACAGACGTCGTAGTCATGATAACAAGATGCTCCCAGGGTCTGCTACAGTTCCTTCTTCACAGCCAAATGTAAATAATACAGCTACGCCTGTGCCGCACAAGAATGTGGACACCTTCCTTCTAGAAGGTATTGTAAAAAAATTTGTGTTTGGCATAATGGTGGTGTTCATAATCTTATtcatcaaatacaaaaattttcaatatGCTAAAAATCCATTCAAAGAAGGAATAACTAAGTGCACAGAAAGATTGAGCATGGCAATTCACAGTATTTTAGCTATTGTTTTGGGAGCTTTTACACATAATCGTGATTTAGTGGCTGAACTCAATATGGATAGACAGCTTGGGAACCCACATTCACTAAATGTACCTTCAAAAAGGAAGAAGTCTCGAAAGTCTGGAAAGAATGGGAGCAATGGTGTTAAAAGTGATAAAGACACTTCATCTGGTATTGGACTTCAATACGTAGATGTGGGTGCTGATAATAAACTGTTGTTGAACATTTTTGAACCAAGTATATGTACCAAAGGTGGACGCTCTATTGGTAAATTGTTTGTCTCCAGTACAGAGATTGCTAAAGGGAGCAATGGTACAGTTGTCTTTGAAGGAATTTATGAGGGTCGTGCAGTTGCTGTGAAAAGGCTTGTCCGAGTACATCATGATATTGCCTTCAAAGAGATACAGAATCTTATTGCATCTGATCGACATCCAAATATTGTTCGGTGGTATGGTGTGGAACAAGACCAAGATTTTGTTTATCTTGCGTTGGAACGCTGCACTTGCAGCTTGAGTGACCTCATTCAGATTTACGCGGACACTTCAGAAAATGTGAACTTGGATGGAGAGTCCATGAAGCATAGAATTCATTTGGACAATTTGAAGGGTATTATTCTGGATACCGACTTAATGAAGAAAAATGGTTGTCCTTCACCTCTGTTTCTCAAATTGATGAG GGATGTGGTTTCTGGTCTTGTGCACCTTCATGATCTGGGAATCATTCATCGAGACCTGAAGCCGCAAAATGTTCTGATAACTAAGGAAAGATCCTTATGTGCTAAACTTTCTGATATGGGAATCAGCAAGCGACTCATCGGAAATATGTCTTCATTGGGTCTTCACGCAACAG GTTATGGAAGTTCGGGATGGCAAGCTCCTGAACAGCTTCTTCATGGACGTCAAACACGTGCTGTTGATATGTTCAGTCTGGGGAGTGTTCTGTTTTTCTGCGTGACTGGTGGTAGTCATCCCTTTGGAAATCCTCTTGAGCGTGATATTAACATTACAAAGAATAAAGTTGATCTTTTCTTGGCGGAACACATCCCTGAAGCTGTGAATCTCTTTTCTCGTTTGTTAGCTCCCAATGCTGAATTGAG ACCAAAGGCTGTTGAGGTGCTTGCTCATCCTTTCTTTTGGACTGCTGAGATGCGGCTGTCATTTCTTCGTGACTCAAGCGACAGGGTGGAACTTGAAGACAGGGAGACTTTTTCTGCTCTTCTGACAGCATTGGAAGGTACATCGCCAGTTGCTTTGGGTGGTAAATGGGACGAGAAGATGGAACCTCCATTCCTCAAAAATATTGGCCATTATAGGCGATATAGGTTTGACAGTGTTCGTGATTTGCTGCGTGTCATGCGGAACAAGCTAAATCATTACAGAGAACTTCCTACTGAAATTCAG AAAATTTTAGGAACTATACCAGAAGGATTTGATGGCTATTTTAGGAGCCGGTTTCCCCAACTACTAATCGAAGTTTATAAAGTGATGTCGGAACACTGTAAAGATGAAGACTGTTTTCGGAAGTACTTCACAAGCAGTGAATTCTAG
- the LOC107859768 gene encoding serine/threonine-protein kinase/endoribonuclease IRE1a isoform X3, translated as MKSIDEYISSTPQIAEDGGIVLGSKRTTAFLVDAKTGRLIQTYNIPDSRATQDNDPTSRHNGTIVEESQPGYALYITRTDYALTSFIPNSDKVLWNMTVAEIGAAALCKIEDAFSGDTMESEKPELDVHFNMPLLCQSRALIYRRRSHDNKMLPGSATVPSSQPNVNNTATPVPHKNVDTFLLEGIVKKFVFGIMVVFIILFIKYKNFQYAKNPFKEGITKCTERLSMAIHSILAIVLGAFTHNRDLVAELNMDRQLGNPHSLNVPSKRKKSRKSGKNGSNGVKSDKDTSSGIGLQYVDVGADNKLLLNIFEPSICTKGGRSIGKLFVSSTEIAKGSNGTVVFEGIYEGRAVAVKRLVRVHHDIAFKEIQNLIASDRHPNIVRWYGVEQDQDFVYLALERCTCSLSDLIQIYADTSENVNLDGESMKHRIHLDNLKGIILDTDLMKKNGCPSPLFLKLMRDVVSGLVHLHDLGIIHRDLKPQNVLITKERSLCAKLSDMGISKRLIGNMSSLGLHATGYGSSGWQAPEQLLHGRQTRAVDMFSLGSVLFFCVTGGSHPFGNPLERDINITKNKVDLFLAEHIPEAVNLFSRLLAPNAELRPKAVEVLAHPFFWTAEMRLSFLRDSSDRVELEDRETFSALLTALEGTSPVALGGKWDEKMEPPFLKNIGHYRRYRFDSVRDLLRVMRNKLNHYRELPTEIQKILGTIPEGFDGYFRSRFPQLLIEVYKVMSEHCKDEDCFRKYFTSSEF; from the exons ATGAAGagtattgatgagtatattagTTCAACTCCACAAATTGCTGAGGATGGCGGAATTGTTCTGGGATCTAAAAGAACTACAGCATTTCTGGTTGATGCTAAGACTGGACGCCTGATTCAAACATATAATATACCTGACTCTCGAGCAACTCAGGACAATGACCCTACTTCTCGTCATAACGGCACCATTGTGGAAGAGAGTCAGCCCGGATACGCGCTTTACATCACCAGGACAGACTATGCATTAACATCCTTTATTCCAAACTCAGACAAAGTATTGTGGAACATGACAGTTGCTGAAATAGGGGCTGCTGCTCTTTGCAAAATTGAGGATGCATTTAGTGGGGATACTATGGAGTCTGAGAAACCTGAACTTGATGTGCATTTCAATATGCCATTGCTATGCCAGTCAAGGGCCCTTATCTACAGACGTCGTAGTCATGATAACAAGATGCTCCCAGGGTCTGCTACAGTTCCTTCTTCACAGCCAAATGTAAATAATACAGCTACGCCTGTGCCGCACAAGAATGTGGACACCTTCCTTCTAGAAGGTATTGTAAAAAAATTTGTGTTTGGCATAATGGTGGTGTTCATAATCTTATtcatcaaatacaaaaattttcaatatGCTAAAAATCCATTCAAAGAAGGAATAACTAAGTGCACAGAAAGATTGAGCATGGCAATTCACAGTATTTTAGCTATTGTTTTGGGAGCTTTTACACATAATCGTGATTTAGTGGCTGAACTCAATATGGATAGACAGCTTGGGAACCCACATTCACTAAATGTACCTTCAAAAAGGAAGAAGTCTCGAAAGTCTGGAAAGAATGGGAGCAATGGTGTTAAAAGTGATAAAGACACTTCATCTGGTATTGGACTTCAATACGTAGATGTGGGTGCTGATAATAAACTGTTGTTGAACATTTTTGAACCAAGTATATGTACCAAAGGTGGACGCTCTATTGGTAAATTGTTTGTCTCCAGTACAGAGATTGCTAAAGGGAGCAATGGTACAGTTGTCTTTGAAGGAATTTATGAGGGTCGTGCAGTTGCTGTGAAAAGGCTTGTCCGAGTACATCATGATATTGCCTTCAAAGAGATACAGAATCTTATTGCATCTGATCGACATCCAAATATTGTTCGGTGGTATGGTGTGGAACAAGACCAAGATTTTGTTTATCTTGCGTTGGAACGCTGCACTTGCAGCTTGAGTGACCTCATTCAGATTTACGCGGACACTTCAGAAAATGTGAACTTGGATGGAGAGTCCATGAAGCATAGAATTCATTTGGACAATTTGAAGGGTATTATTCTGGATACCGACTTAATGAAGAAAAATGGTTGTCCTTCACCTCTGTTTCTCAAATTGATGAG GGATGTGGTTTCTGGTCTTGTGCACCTTCATGATCTGGGAATCATTCATCGAGACCTGAAGCCGCAAAATGTTCTGATAACTAAGGAAAGATCCTTATGTGCTAAACTTTCTGATATGGGAATCAGCAAGCGACTCATCGGAAATATGTCTTCATTGGGTCTTCACGCAACAG GTTATGGAAGTTCGGGATGGCAAGCTCCTGAACAGCTTCTTCATGGACGTCAAACACGTGCTGTTGATATGTTCAGTCTGGGGAGTGTTCTGTTTTTCTGCGTGACTGGTGGTAGTCATCCCTTTGGAAATCCTCTTGAGCGTGATATTAACATTACAAAGAATAAAGTTGATCTTTTCTTGGCGGAACACATCCCTGAAGCTGTGAATCTCTTTTCTCGTTTGTTAGCTCCCAATGCTGAATTGAG ACCAAAGGCTGTTGAGGTGCTTGCTCATCCTTTCTTTTGGACTGCTGAGATGCGGCTGTCATTTCTTCGTGACTCAAGCGACAGGGTGGAACTTGAAGACAGGGAGACTTTTTCTGCTCTTCTGACAGCATTGGAAGGTACATCGCCAGTTGCTTTGGGTGGTAAATGGGACGAGAAGATGGAACCTCCATTCCTCAAAAATATTGGCCATTATAGGCGATATAGGTTTGACAGTGTTCGTGATTTGCTGCGTGTCATGCGGAACAAGCTAAATCATTACAGAGAACTTCCTACTGAAATTCAG AAAATTTTAGGAACTATACCAGAAGGATTTGATGGCTATTTTAGGAGCCGGTTTCCCCAACTACTAATCGAAGTTTATAAAGTGATGTCGGAACACTGTAAAGATGAAGACTGTTTTCGGAAGTACTTCACAAGCAGTGAATTCTAG